In Tachypleus tridentatus isolate NWPU-2018 chromosome 7, ASM421037v1, whole genome shotgun sequence, a genomic segment contains:
- the LOC143256858 gene encoding dual specificity protein phosphatase 3-like, whose product MATYSFSKSNKHISEAATVSDLYRVILHTKPHPKTPQDADEEMIRSVDCDEVYPNIYVGDQKSAMNKAFLQQIGITHVVNVAEEPNLGQVNTRASYYHKINIQYLGFRMLDIPEAPISSCFDEAVNFIDSALKNGGKVLIHCLVGISRSSTIAIAYIMIKKGMTAAEALRTVRMNRDVSPNKGFLQQLVELENKLNL is encoded by the exons ATGGCTACATACTCATTCTCCAAAAGTAACAAACATATCAGCGAGGCAGCTACAGTCAGTGATCTGTACCGTGTTATTCTTCATACCAAACCACATCCAAAGACTCCACAAGATGCAGATGAAGAGATGATAAGAAGTGTAGACTGTGATGAAGTTTACCCAAATATCTATGTAGGAGATCA gaaaTCAGCCATGAATAAGGCTTTTCTTCAACAGATTGGCATCACTCATGTTGTGAATGTTGCTGAAGAACCTAATCTTGGTCAAGTGAACACACGTGCAAGTTActatcataaaattaatattcagtaTCTGGGATTTAGAATGTTAGATATCCCTGAAGCTCCTATTTCTAGTTGCTTTGATGAAGCTGTCAATTTTATAGATTCTGCCCTCAAAAATGGAG GAAAAGTATTAATTCACTGTCTTGTTGGTATTTCACGGTCATCTACTATTGCAATTGCttacattatgataaaaaaagGAATGACTGCTGCAGAAGCTTTACGCACCGTCCGAATGAATAGAGATGTCAGTCCAAATAAAGGATTTTTACAGCAGTTGGTTGAGTTGgagaataaattaaacttatag